One genomic region from Chionomys nivalis chromosome 17, mChiNiv1.1, whole genome shotgun sequence encodes:
- the LOC130888910 gene encoding apolipoprotein L3-like has protein sequence MASKVLRKPFIQQVTECLQDSASRRDLQFLLAKEDAWKVLVAEAELSRDEEAALRKALEQLLELPVVEDKERLQKELQDRKRFAEHFPQLKRKLEKIIRKLRALADHLDQVHKGCTISNVVTNSTSTASGVLGILGLALAPVTAGGSLLLSATGVGLGAVAAVTGAATVVVEETSKWSDEAEAKRLLSDTMDTMKKVIDLGKIVCKLSVKSYGVFSKLKTLGQNIRAIRVARANPHLVADAKLLMTARRISAQQASQVKNVFEGTALAMTKKARIRGAAVAGVFLAVDVYYLVRESLHLYDGAKSESAKELRALAQELEEKLKEFDKFYKTF, from the exons ATGGCTTCCAAAG TATTGAGGAAACCCTTCATCCAGCAAGTCACTGAGTGTCTGCAGGACTCAGCAAGCAGAAGAGACCTGCAGTTCCTGTTGGCCAAAGAAGACGCTTGGAAGGTGTTGGTGGCAGAGGCTGAATTGTCCAG AGATGAGGAAGCTGCACTGCGTAAGGCTCTGGAGCAGCTCCTAGAGCTCCCAGTCGTGGAGGACAAAGAACGGCTTCAAAAAGAACTGCAGGACAGGAAGAGGTTTGCGGAACATTTTCCTCAGTTGAAAAGGAAGCTGGAGAAAATCATCAGGAAGCTCCGAGCTCTGGCTGACCATCTTGACCAGGTGCACAAGGGCTGCACCATCTCCAACGTGGTGACCAACTCCACTAGCACAGCCTCTGGAGTCCTGGGCATCCTGGGTCTAGCTCTGGCACCTGTGACAGCAGGGGGCAGTCTGCTGCTCTCAGCcactggggtggggctgggggcagTGGCTGCTGTGACTGGTGCTGCCACTGTAGTTGtagaagaaacaagcaagtggTCAGATGAAGCCGAAGCCAAGCGCCTGTTGTCAGACACCATGGACACTATGAAGAAAGTTATTGACCTGGGAAAGATTGTGTGTAAACTTTCTGTAAAGTCctatggtgtcttcagtaaaTTGAAAACCTTGGGACAAAACATCCGTGCCATTAGGGTAGCCAGAGCCAACCCTCACTTAGTGGCAGATGCCAAGCTCCTCATGACTGCTAGAAGAATCTCTGCCCAACAAGCTAGTCAGGTGAAGAATGTCTTTGAAGGCACTGCTCTGGCAATGACCAAAAAGGCCCGAATCAGAGGGGCAGCCGTTGCAGGTGTCTTCCTCGCAGTGGATGTGTATTACCTTGTGAGAGAATCTTTGCATCTATATGACGGAGCAAAGTCAGAGTCAGCCAAAGAACTGCGGGCGCTCGCTCAGGAGCTAGAGGAGAAGTTGAAAGAGTTTGATAAGTTCTACAAGACTTTCTAG